The following are from one region of the Paenibacillus sp. KS-LC4 genome:
- a CDS encoding LacI family DNA-binding transcriptional regulator, with protein MKQVTIYDIAKEANVSVATVSRVLNDTAPVKGSTRAKIEALIQKYSFQPNAMARSLLKKETGIIGIIVPDLTNPFFPEVFAGAEEEAQHSGHTFLLSNSIGDHAKESEYLSIMREKRVDGVIFLGGRINLKNCNEHLVQELVQHASVIPTVLVNGGLRNTNLIRVTTDEAVGTALAVRHLIELGHTEIGFIGGESHMTTTSIKLRAFRKTMKDEGLEIRDNWLLPNSFSIDSGKRQMLKLLEMEERPTAVFCVNDYTAIGAIKAATDAGLTIPTDMSVVGFDDIPLAHHFIPELTTVSQQAHELGRMAVQVLKAMMRKEKVKQLTTLAPQLIVRQSTGARSY; from the coding sequence TTGAAACAGGTCACCATATATGATATTGCCAAGGAGGCAAATGTATCGGTTGCCACCGTATCGAGGGTGCTGAACGATACCGCCCCGGTAAAGGGATCTACGCGAGCTAAGATTGAAGCACTTATTCAAAAATACAGCTTTCAGCCTAACGCAATGGCAAGAAGCTTACTTAAAAAAGAAACCGGCATTATTGGCATCATTGTCCCTGATCTGACCAATCCCTTTTTCCCGGAAGTATTCGCTGGAGCGGAGGAAGAGGCGCAGCACTCAGGGCATACGTTCCTGCTTAGCAATTCTATCGGAGATCACGCTAAGGAATCGGAATATCTTAGCATTATGCGGGAGAAACGCGTGGATGGTGTTATTTTTTTAGGAGGCAGGATCAATTTAAAAAACTGCAATGAGCATTTGGTGCAGGAGCTCGTGCAGCATGCAAGCGTCATTCCGACCGTGCTCGTGAACGGGGGGCTGCGCAATACGAATTTAATTAGAGTGACTACCGACGAAGCGGTAGGTACTGCCCTCGCAGTCAGGCATCTCATTGAGCTGGGGCATACCGAAATCGGCTTTATTGGCGGAGAAAGCCATATGACCACAACCTCAATTAAGCTGCGAGCCTTTCGCAAGACGATGAAGGACGAGGGATTGGAAATTCGGGACAATTGGCTGCTGCCAAACAGCTTTTCCATTGATTCAGGCAAACGCCAAATGCTGAAGCTGCTCGAAATGGAGGAGAGGCCAACCGCTGTTTTTTGCGTCAACGATTATACTGCTATCGGGGCAATTAAGGCGGCGACGGATGCTGGTCTGACGATTCCAACGGACATGTCCGTAGTCGGATTTGATGATATTCCTTTGGCACATCATTTTATCCCTGAGCTGACTACCGTTTCTCAACAGGCGCATGAGCTTGGGAGAATGGCAGTACAGGTGCTTAAAGCGATGATGAGGAAAGAAAAGGTCAAGCAGCTTACTACTTTGGCACCACAGCTTATTGTTCGGCAAAGCACGGGAGCCCGAAGTTACTAA
- a CDS encoding extracellular solute-binding protein, with translation MKQTKWMKSMLLILLTAVWMFVSACSGNNTGDTMATESPASTATPAEETTVPTEEPEPPAANLGGREIRISHWWDAAPDGDSEADELARERIKKVEEKYNVKIKYLNTEYWSTTEKLSSSVMSNDPFAEVVRLPDGFIWGLMQGGFLTPLEDYLKDTRIAPDVVDSMRFGGDHVFGLESWYNPNDTGMYYNKRIFKEAGLKDPQQLMDEDNWNWTTMLDAAKKLTVDNNGDGKADQYGLAAAHYVFSELLIASNGGLIYDEANKKVVFDSPESMEALNFLYSLYNEHKVVKKNEGNDWEDPAKYFAEGTIAMYPGGLWEIEGRIQDKMKDEWGYVYLPKGPQAESYLDPLGQTAAYVIPKGVKDADVIVKIWEELQDFDNWQENRRLWQENVLPDESSIANAMNDAGKVQRVFGGRFGGLGIKEQLDSVTGKFIKGEITPATGVAQVIGPAQAAAEKVLRGEQDKKDDKK, from the coding sequence GTGAAACAGACGAAATGGATGAAGTCGATGTTGCTTATTTTACTAACGGCTGTATGGATGTTTGTATCTGCTTGCAGTGGCAACAATACAGGAGATACAATGGCCACTGAATCGCCTGCCTCTACTGCAACACCGGCGGAGGAAACGACTGTGCCCACCGAGGAGCCTGAGCCTCCAGCCGCCAATTTGGGTGGTAGAGAAATTCGCATTTCGCATTGGTGGGATGCTGCCCCTGATGGAGATTCCGAAGCGGATGAGCTGGCACGTGAAAGAATCAAAAAAGTGGAAGAAAAATATAACGTAAAAATCAAATACTTAAATACGGAATATTGGTCGACTACAGAGAAGCTTTCCTCCTCTGTTATGTCAAACGATCCTTTTGCTGAAGTGGTTAGGCTACCCGACGGCTTCATATGGGGCCTTATGCAAGGGGGATTTTTGACGCCCTTGGAGGATTACCTGAAAGATACGCGGATAGCGCCGGACGTCGTGGATTCGATGCGCTTTGGCGGCGACCATGTATTCGGATTAGAAAGCTGGTATAACCCGAATGACACAGGGATGTATTACAACAAAAGAATTTTCAAGGAGGCGGGCTTAAAGGACCCGCAGCAGCTGATGGACGAGGACAATTGGAATTGGACGACGATGCTGGATGCCGCGAAGAAGCTGACCGTAGACAACAATGGTGACGGAAAAGCTGATCAATACGGCCTTGCCGCTGCCCATTATGTTTTCTCGGAGCTGCTGATCGCCAGCAACGGCGGCCTTATATATGACGAGGCGAACAAAAAAGTTGTTTTTGATTCACCTGAATCTATGGAAGCGCTTAACTTTCTTTATAGCCTGTATAACGAGCATAAAGTTGTGAAGAAAAATGAGGGTAACGACTGGGAGGATCCGGCAAAATATTTTGCAGAAGGCACGATTGCCATGTATCCGGGCGGCTTATGGGAAATTGAAGGGCGCATTCAGGACAAAATGAAGGATGAGTGGGGATACGTTTATCTTCCAAAGGGGCCACAGGCTGAAAGCTATCTTGATCCGCTTGGTCAAACTGCAGCTTACGTTATCCCTAAAGGAGTGAAGGATGCAGATGTTATCGTGAAAATCTGGGAAGAGCTTCAGGATTTCGATAATTGGCAGGAAAATCGCAGGCTATGGCAGGAAAATGTGCTGCCTGATGAAAGCTCTATCGCTAATGCTATGAATGACGCGGGAAAAGTACAGCGTGTGTTCGGTGGACGCTTTGGGGGGCTTGGCATTAAGGAGCAGCTCGACTCCGTGACGGGCAAGTTCATCAAGGGAGAAATTACGCCGGCAACGGGCGTTGCCCAAGTCATCGGGCCTGCGCAAGCAGCTGCTGAAAAAGTGCTGAGAGGCGAGCAAGACAAGAAAGATGACAAAAAATAA
- a CDS encoding extracellular solute-binding protein, producing the protein MGSVFSRKTAASIMVIALLISLLIFPIAQSGAASIQADSSKKAESSSDQSLLTKESENSYAYYLQRYKEEERPREEMVIQGADYTSASEMEPQIVHELGGESGDFVKTDESGSIEWELKVPKSGLYHIAIRYFPIEGKSSAIERELLIDGELPFASARNLTFHRIWKNESDQILQDNRENELRPRQVEAPMWQESLLRDTEGYYEEPYVFYLSAGKHTLTLLSSREPMVIDYLKVYQYDEPSPYEYIERGYKSKGYAETSGHFIKIQGENAAYKSSPTLYPISDRSSPSTEPYDVSKIRMNTIGGNNWRVPGQWLAWDIEAPEDGLYRIAIKNRQELLRGIYSTRSLWIDGVIPFQEMAQIPFYYDSDWQMNVLGSEEKPYLFYLTKGKHELKLEVSLGAMAPLIRQVEASLLNINAMYRKILMITGNVPDPYRDYQLDKQIPDMVSVFQEQSDILYAVSKELVRLTGEKSDKTAALDKIAYQLADFAQKPGTVQKRLSSFKINVGSVGAWLLQVREQPLEIDYLALASADVELPEADASASKKIIHEVASFFHSFFEDYNTIGNMAQDEQALTVWIGTGRDQAQVLKAMIDDSFTPLTGVGVNLKLVNQDVLLRASLAGEGPDVAMQVGNDVPVNFGIRNAAEDLSQLPGYETVVQQFRDSAIVPYRYDGKVFALPEQQIFNMLFYRKDILEELKLEPPQTWEDVYAMIPALQKHHMDFALPLAQTTGVPVLEANRAFAMLLYQLDGSFYLNNGAKSGLDTEVGLDAFKKWTDFYTSYKLPLIFDFPMRFRTGEMPVGIQDYTFYNYLSVSAPEIKGLWEFTPVPGTVQQDGTIRRDVASSGTAAIMLKQAKNKEAAWAFMKWWVGKDAQVRFGREMEGLMGAAARYPTANIEALKELPWPARNYRSLEQQWQWVQGVPEVPGGYFTGRHLDNALREVINNGTNTADSLYDYVQEIDYEITQKRSEFHLE; encoded by the coding sequence GTGGGAAGCGTATTTTCCAGAAAAACGGCCGCTAGCATTATGGTTATCGCATTGCTGATTTCACTGCTGATTTTCCCTATAGCCCAGTCTGGCGCAGCCAGTATTCAAGCCGATTCGTCTAAGAAAGCCGAGTCAAGCAGCGACCAAAGCCTATTAACAAAAGAATCAGAAAATAGCTATGCCTATTACTTGCAGCGCTATAAGGAGGAAGAACGGCCTCGGGAGGAAATGGTCATACAAGGGGCGGACTACACGAGCGCAAGCGAAATGGAGCCTCAAATCGTTCATGAGCTTGGGGGCGAATCAGGCGACTTCGTCAAGACGGATGAAAGCGGCTCTATCGAGTGGGAGCTTAAGGTGCCGAAATCCGGCTTGTATCATATCGCTATTCGCTATTTTCCAATCGAAGGGAAAAGCTCGGCAATTGAAAGGGAGCTGCTGATCGATGGCGAGCTGCCGTTTGCCAGCGCCAGAAATTTGACCTTTCACCGTATATGGAAAAATGAGAGTGATCAGATTTTACAGGATAACCGGGAAAATGAGCTGCGGCCGCGCCAAGTAGAAGCGCCAATGTGGCAGGAGTCGCTGCTTCGAGATACAGAAGGGTATTACGAGGAGCCGTACGTCTTTTATTTGTCGGCGGGCAAGCACACGTTGACGCTGTTATCCTCCAGAGAGCCGATGGTCATCGACTATTTGAAAGTGTATCAATATGATGAGCCTTCGCCTTACGAATACATAGAGCGGGGCTACAAGTCCAAGGGCTATGCGGAGACAAGCGGACATTTCATTAAAATTCAAGGCGAAAATGCCGCCTACAAATCGTCTCCGACCTTATATCCGATTTCCGATCGTTCCAGCCCGTCTACCGAGCCTTATGACGTATCGAAAATAAGGATGAATACAATTGGCGGCAACAACTGGCGTGTGCCGGGGCAATGGCTGGCTTGGGACATCGAAGCGCCAGAGGACGGATTATACCGGATTGCGATCAAGAACAGGCAAGAATTGCTGCGGGGCATTTATTCTACACGCTCGCTATGGATTGACGGGGTCATTCCGTTTCAGGAAATGGCGCAAATTCCGTTTTATTATGACTCGGACTGGCAGATGAATGTGCTGGGCAGCGAGGAAAAGCCTTATTTATTTTATTTGACGAAAGGGAAGCATGAGCTGAAGCTGGAGGTGAGCTTAGGCGCTATGGCTCCTTTGATTCGCCAAGTAGAAGCAAGCTTGCTGAACATCAATGCCATGTATCGCAAAATTTTGATGATTACCGGCAATGTACCAGATCCTTATAGGGATTATCAATTAGATAAACAAATACCCGATATGGTCAGCGTGTTTCAGGAGCAAAGCGATATTTTGTATGCCGTATCGAAGGAGCTAGTTCGCCTGACGGGCGAGAAAAGCGACAAGACGGCTGCATTGGATAAAATTGCCTATCAACTAGCAGATTTTGCTCAAAAACCGGGAACGGTTCAGAAGCGGCTGTCTTCATTCAAAATAAATGTTGGCAGTGTTGGAGCCTGGCTTTTGCAGGTGAGAGAGCAGCCGCTTGAAATCGATTACCTCGCGTTGGCTTCGGCTGATGTAGAGCTGCCGGAAGCAGATGCATCGGCTTCAAAAAAAATTATTCATGAGGTAGCTTCCTTCTTTCACTCCTTCTTTGAAGATTACAATACGATCGGAAATATGGCGCAGGATGAGCAGGCGCTAACGGTATGGATTGGAACAGGCCGCGATCAGGCTCAAGTGCTGAAGGCGATGATTGACGATTCATTTACGCCGCTTACGGGTGTTGGGGTCAACCTTAAGCTGGTCAATCAGGATGTGCTGCTGCGTGCTTCTTTGGCAGGTGAGGGACCTGATGTAGCCATGCAGGTTGGCAACGATGTGCCGGTGAACTTCGGCATAAGGAATGCAGCGGAGGATTTATCGCAATTGCCGGGTTATGAGACGGTGGTGCAGCAGTTCAGGGACAGCGCAATCGTGCCTTACCGATATGACGGCAAGGTGTTTGCGCTGCCTGAGCAGCAAATTTTCAATATGCTGTTTTACCGAAAGGATATATTAGAGGAGCTGAAGCTTGAGCCGCCGCAAACATGGGAGGATGTGTACGCGATGATTCCGGCCTTGCAAAAGCATCATATGGATTTCGCGCTGCCGCTTGCCCAGACGACGGGTGTTCCTGTGCTGGAAGCGAATCGGGCGTTTGCTATGCTTTTATACCAGCTGGACGGCTCCTTCTATTTGAACAACGGAGCCAAAAGCGGACTGGATACAGAGGTTGGGCTAGACGCCTTCAAAAAATGGACCGACTTCTATACGAGCTATAAGCTGCCGCTCATCTTTGATTTTCCGATGCGCTTTCGAACGGGCGAAATGCCGGTAGGCATACAGGATTACACCTTCTACAACTATTTGAGCGTATCCGCTCCAGAAATTAAAGGCTTGTGGGAGTTCACTCCTGTTCCAGGAACGGTGCAGCAGGATGGTACTATTCGCCGGGATGTGGCTAGCAGCGGGACAGCCGCCATTATGCTCAAGCAGGCTAAAAACAAGGAAGCAGCCTGGGCGTTTATGAAATGGTGGGTCGGTAAGGATGCCCAGGTTCGCTTTGGCAGAGAGATGGAGGGACTGATGGGCGCTGCTGCACGTTATCCGACTGCCAATATTGAAGCGCTTAAGGAACTGCCATGGCCGGCGCGCAATTATCGCAGTCTGGAACAACAATGGCAATGGGTACAGGGAGTGCCGGAGGTGCCGGGCGGCTATTTCACAGGAAGGCATTTGGACAATGCTTTGCGTGAAGTGATTAACAATGGAACGAATACAGCTGACTCCTTATATGATTATGTCCAAGAGATCGACTATGAAATTACCCAAAAGAGAAGCGAGTTTCATTTGGAATGA